From one Streptomyces sp. R41 genomic stretch:
- a CDS encoding ATP-binding protein: protein MIFLRPLGTGKTLLATSLGIRACQAGHRVAFVVAAQRVTRLAEAHGGFARR, encoded by the coding sequence GTGATCTTCCTGAGGCCGCTCGGCACCGGCAAGACCCTCCTCGCCACCAGCCTCGGCATCCGGGCCTGCCAGGCCGGTCACCGGGTCGCCTTCGTAGTCGCCGCCCAGCGGGTCACCCGCCTCGCCGAAGCCCACGGTGGATTCGCGCGTCGCTGA